One Burkholderia sp. WP9 genomic window, GCCGGCCCGGCATCGCCGCCGGTGCTGCCGGCATTAGTGGCGTTAGGGGCGTTAGGGGCGTTAGTGGCGTTAGTGGCGTTAGTGGCGTTAGCGGCGACCACAGCGGCCGCACTGGCCTGACTGTCCGTGGTCTGCGCGGTGGCGGCGTTCGCCGGCGTGGCGTCAGAAGCAGCGAAAACGGCGGACCCGCAGGCGCAAGCTAGCGTGCAAACGCCCACTGCGGCGAGCAAGGAAAGGCGGCGAAAACTCATCGAGGGTTTTTACAAAGGAAAAGCAACGGAAGCCTGCGAGGCAGGCGCACGGCCAGGCCAGCGCCCGAACCCGCAGCCGGGAGCGGACGATTCTACGACGCCCCGCCCGACCCTGCCGCCGCCAGCGCGAGCTCATGGCGCCACGGGCGGGCGTGGCACGCATATTGCGGCGGCTCACCTTGCGCTCTATGTGTCGTGGCGCACGGATCGCCGGGATGCAAGGGGCGATCGTGCGCAAGGTGGGCGCGTGAGCGGCGTCGGCACAATTCAGACTATTCGCCCACGGCAAATCAGTGCTAGAACTAGCAGACGGGCCCGCGAAGACGGAGCCGCCTGGCAGCACGAATCGTCGGGGGAGCAAGCGACCCAAGCATCCGGGGCATACTAACCAGCAACCATCTTGCATGGGACCGGAGCAGGTGCTTTAGCTGTCGACCAGCGTTCGCGCGCAAGCGCGCTACCCGGGTCCCCTGCAAAGCGCCAGGCCCGGTCGACAAAGGAGACAGACATGGATACTCCGGCACGGCTGAACGATCTGCAGCGCACCACCCTCGCCATCGTCCTCGCGGGCGGACGGGGCACGCGGCTCGGCCCGCTTACCAACAAACGCGTCAAGCCGGCCGTGCACTTCGGCGGCAAGTACCGGATCATCGACTTCGCCCTCTCCAACTGCCTGAACTCCGGCATTCGGCGCATCGCGGTCGTCACGCAGTACAAGGCACACTCGCTGTTGCGCCATCTGCAGCGCGGCTGGAGCTTTCTGCGCGGCGAATTCGGCGAGTTCATCGACCTGTGGCCCGCGCAACAACGGGTGGAAGGCGCGCACTGGTATCGCGGCACCGCGGACGCGGTGTTCCAGAACCTCGACATCATCCGTTCGATCCGGCCGAAATACGTGGTGGTGCTGGCGGGCGACCACATCTACAAGATGGATTACACGCGCATGATCGCCGACCACGCGGAGAGCGGCGCGGATTGCACGGTCGGCTGCATCGAGGTGCCGCGCATGGACGCCGTGGCGTTCGGCGTCATGCACGTCGACGAAAACCGCCGGGTGACCGGCTTCGTGGAAAAGCCCGCCGACCCGCCGGCCATTCCGGGCCGCCCGGACACGGCGCTCGCCAGTATGGGCATCTACGTGTTCAGCGCCGATTACCTGTATTCGCTGCTCGAAGAGAACATTTCCTCCATCGACACCGATCACGACTTCGGCAAGGACATCCTGCCGCGCGTGGTCACGCAAGGCACGGCGATCGCGCATCCGTTCAGCATGTCGTGCGTGTCGTCGGACCCGAACGTGGAACCGTACTGGCGCGACGTCGGCACGATCGACGCCTACTGGGCCGCCAATCTCGACCTCGCCTCCACCATCCCGACACTCGATCTCTACGATCGCACCTGGCCGATCTGGACTTACCAGGAGCAGTTGCCGCCCGCCAAGTTCGTGCGCGACCTGAAGGGGCTGCAAGGCTCGGGCAACAATTTGATCGTGTGCGGCGGCTGTGTGATCTCGGGCTCGCAGATTTCGCGCTCGGTGCTCTCGTCGAATGTGAAAGTGAGTTCATTCTGTAACATCAATGAGGCAGTCTTGTTGCCGCAGGTCACCGTCGGCGCGAGTTGCCGGTTGCAGAAAGTGGTGATAGACCGCGGCTGCGCCATACCGGACGGCACGGTGATCGGCGAAGATCCGGTAAGCGACGCCGAGCGCTTTTACCGAACCGACGACGGCGTCGTGCTGGTCACGCCGGAAGCGTTACGGCAGACGGTGAAGTAAGGCCGGTGCTGGTGTCAGACTCAACCCGTATTCACACAGGATAGAGACGGAGCCTATGACGATTCACGCCCTGCACGTCGCAAGCGAGCTGTATCCCCTCCTCAAAACGGGCGGTCTCGCCGACGTCGCGGGCGCGTTGCCGCCCGCGCTGATCGAGCGCGGCGCGGACGTGCGGGTGCTGTTGCCCGGCTTCCCGGCAGTGCTCGCCGGTTTGGCCGATCTCGCGCCGGTCGCGCAACTGGGCCGCCGGTTCGACGCACCGGGCGTCACGCTCGAGCGGGGCACGCTGGCGTCGAACGGCCTGGTCGTGTACGTGATCCGCGCGGACACGCTGTACGACCGGCCCGGCAATCCCTATCTCAATGACGAGCACGTGCCCTACGGCGACAACGCCCAGCGTTTCGCGCTGCTCGGCTGGGTCGCCGCGCAGCTCGCCCAGCAGTTGGACCCCACGTGGTCACCGCAGATCGTCCACGCGCACGACTGGCATGCGGGGCTCGCACCCGCCTATCTGAAAGCGGCGGAGCGCCAGCACGGCCGATCTTTCGCGCGCAGCGTCTTCACGGTGCACAACCTCGCCTATCAAGGCGTGTTTCCCGCTCATCAGTTCGGTCAATTAGGGCTGCCGGCCGATTACTTCAGCATGCACGGCGTGGAGTTTTACGGGCAACTATCGTTTCTCAAGGCAGGCCTCTACTACAGCGACCGCATCACCACGGTCAGCCCGACCTACGCGCGCGAAATCCAGACGCTCGCCCAGGGCGGCGGACTGGACGCGCTGCTGCGCCATCGCTCGCACGATCTGAGCGGCATTCTGAACGGCGTCGACTACTCAGTCTGGAATCCCGCCAGCGACGCGCTGCTCGAAAACCACTACAGCGCCACGCGCCTCGCCGGCAAACTGACGTGCAAGGAGGCGCTGCAAAAGCGCTTCGGCCTTGCGCAGAAAAGCGACGCATTGCTGTTCGGCGTGGTGAGCCGCCTGACCGAACAGAAAGGCCTCGATCTGCTGCTCGAGGCAGTGCCTGAAATTATCCGGCACGGCGGGCAACTGGTCGTCTTCGGCACCGGCGACCCGGCGTTGGAAAACGGCTTGAAGCGGGCCGCGCAGGCGCATACGGAATCGGTGGCGGTGGAACTGGGATTCGACGAGACGCTCGCGCACACCATCGTCGCGGGCAGCGATGTGATCGCGGTGCCGTCGCGCTTCGAGCCTTGCGGACTGACCCAGCTGTATGCGCTGGCTTATGGCTCGCTGCCGCTCGTGCATTGCGTAGGCGGCCTGGCGGACACGGTGGTGGACGCCTCCCTCGAAAATCTCGCCGACGACCTCGCCACCGGCTTCGTGTTCGAACGCTTCGAGCTGAAGGGGATCGGCGCCGCGATCCGCCGCGCGTTCGCCCTGTATGGACGCCGCACCGAATGGAAAGCCACGCAGCGGCGCGCAATGCGCCAGGACTTCGGCTGGGGCGCCTCGGCGGAGCGCTATCTGGCGCTGTATCGTGAGCTCGTGTGAGGGCTTGAGGTTGGCTTGAGGTTGGCTTGAGGTTGGCTTGAGGTTCGCTTGAGTTTGGCTCACGGCCGCCCTCGCCGCCCGCGCGTTTGATGGTTCGACGCAACAACACGGGGACGGATCAACTCGCGCGCGGCAAACTCATGTATTGTTGCCTGACGATGCACAGTATGCCGATTTCCCGCATCATCTGAAGCAGTCCTGCCGCATGAGGCGTCCCGCACCCGACGGATCGCCACCGCGGCGCAACCTTCCCGTTTTCTTTGATCGCGCCTATCCGTTCGCGCGGGCCATACCATGACGAAAAACGTTCTGAGCATCCAGTCACATGTCGTCTTCGGACACGCCGGCAACAGCGCGGCCGTGTTTCCGATGCGTCGGCTCGGCGTCAATGTCTGGCCGCTCAACACAGTACAGTTTTCCAACCACACGCAATACGGACATTGGACCGGTGGCGCGATCGACGCCTCGGAAATGGAGGATCTGGTCGACGGCATCGGCGCGATCGGCATGCTGCCGCGTTGCGACGCCGTGCTGTCCGGCTATCTGGGCACGCCCGAGCAGGCCCAGTCGGTGCTGGAAATCGTCAAGTCCGTGAAGGCCGCCAATCCTCGCGCGTGGTACTTCTGCGATCCGGTGATGGGTGCCGCGAGCGGCTGCAAGGTCGAGCCGGGCATCCAGGAGTTTCTCGTGCGCACCATGCCCGAGTTCGCCGACGCGATGGCGCCGAACCACACCGAACTGCAACGTCTGGTGGGCCGCGAGATCGAGACGCTGGAAGAAGCCGTCACCGCATGCCGCGAGATCATCGCTCGCGGGCCGAAGCTGATCCTGGTCAAACACCTGCTCGATCGCAACAGCCTCGCCGACCGCTTCAACATGCTGGTCGTCACTGAACGCGAAGCGTGGATGGGACAGCGCCCGCTCTATCCGTTCGCACGGCAGCCGGTGGGCGTGGGCGATCTGACGAGCGCGGTGTTCGTCGCGCGTACGCTGCTCGGCGATTCGATCCGCGCCGCCTTCGAGCACACGCTCGCCGCCGTGAATGCGGTGGTGAAGGCGACCTGGCAGGCCGGGCGTTACGAACTCGAACTGGTGGCCGCGCAGAATGAAATCGCGCAGCCGCGCGAGTGGTTCGATGCGTGGGTGGCGGAGACGGCGTAAGTAGCGTGAGTCACCCGTTTGACGTGTCGTGCGCGGAACACGACGCGGCTCGTTGGGCTCGGCCTCGGCCACCCGTCCTATAATGCGTGCCGCGTGGACGAGGCACCTGCCCGCCCGCGCCGCATTTTCAGGCATCCGGCATTCAGCAGACGAGGCATCGATGGACGGTTATATCCGCAGTGAGCGGGAAGAATATTTTGAGCAGTTGTGCATCAGCGTCGACGCTGACGAAGCACACGAACAGGAAGCGATCGAGTTCTTCGAGAATCAGTTCGACCAGGCCGACTTCGATCCCGCGCAATGGCTCGACATTGCGCTCTACTATTCGCCGGCCGTGGCGCGCGGCATCGTCGATATGGTCACGGCGGACGACAAGGCGCGTAGCAACATCGCCGAAGTGATCGCCGACAATCTCGACATCTCCTACGGCGAAGACGAATGCCAGCAGTTCGCCGAGACCATCGAATTCGCGTTGAACAACGGCGTGCCGGTGGACCTCGATCTCGTGCTCGACGGCTGCCAGCGCGCCATCGACGATCTCGACACCTGGGCCGACGACGACACCAAGGCGCCGCTTCTGCGTCTGCGTGAAGAGTTGTTGCGCCAGCAGGGCGAGCATTGAGCGTCCGGCTTTAGTTCGCAAGACACACTCTCTGCGGTGCATGCCTGCGGGTTCATTCCCGCCGCTGCGCCGCGGACACCCGGCCGGCGCATTCGCGCCGGTCTCTTAAGCATGTGCCGCAATCCGCACCCTCGCGACGGCATCCACACGCTATCAGCGAATGCGCTGTGCCCGCTGTGCCGAAATGCTCATTCAAAACGCCTTGAACTGCCAAGACGACGGTAAATTGGCTTTCTATATTCGGGCCAGATTGACGGACGGATGAACGCGACTGTGCGCCGGCAAAAGGAATGGGTTCGGGAAGCCCCCTAAGGGACTTCCTTCAGGCGCCTCGAAGGGGGCGTCCTCTGGGCGTATTCCACTATTGTTTATGGCGCCGGATCATCCGTAGTCTCTCGATGCGCGCCGTGAGACGTCCACGCTCGCGCGTCGATCCAGCGTTATTGCCTTGCCGCTTTCACAACCTGAAACTGTCGATGGAAGGAGAGACCATGAGTCTTCGCAACACGCTGAAACCGCTCGCCCTGTTAGTTGGCGCTATCTTCGCCGTCGCGCCGCCGGCCACGTTCGCCGATGATCTGCCGGTGAAGATCGGTTTTGCCGCGCCGCTGACGGGCGCCAACGCCGGCTACGGCAAGGACCTGGAGAACGGCGTCCGGCTCGCGATCGAGGAAGCCAACGCGCAGAAGATCAAGATCGGCGACAAGGTCGCGCAATTCCAGATCGTCTCTCAAGATGACCAGGCCGACCCGCGCATCGGCGTGCAGGCCGCCCAGAAGCTGGTCGACTCGGGCGTTTCCGTCGTGGTGGGCCACTTCAACTCCGGCACGACAATTCCGGCCTCGCAGATCTACGAGCAGTCCGGCATTCCGGTGATCGACCCGGCTGCCACGAATCCGGTCATCACGGGACGCGGCTTCGCGAACACCTTCATGGTGATTTCCACCGACGCGCAAAACGCAGGCAACGCGGGCGTGTATGCCGTGGAAGTGACCAAGGCCAAACGCATCGCGATCATCGACGACCGGACCGCGTTCGGCCAGGGCGAGGCCGACGAGTTCGAGAAAGCAGTGAAAGCGCACGGCGGCAGCATCGTCGCGCGTGAGTACACCGACAATAAAGCGGTCGATTTCAGCACGCAGATCACCAAGCTCAAATCGACCAACGCCGATCTGATTTTCTTCGGCGGACTGGACACGCAGGCCGCCGGCTTTGCGAAGCGCATGAAGCAGTTGAACATGACCGCGCAGTTGGTGGGCGGCGGCGGCGTGATGGATCAGGACTTCATCAAGCTCGCCGGCGATTCGGCTGAAGGCGTGATGGCCTGGGAATACGGACGCCCCCTCGCGCAACTGCCAGGCGGCAAGGATTTCTCGGCGAAGTTCAAGAAGCGTTTCGGCGTGGATATCCTGTCCTACGCACCGTTCGGCTATGACGGCGCATGGGCCGCGATCAAGGCCATGCAGCAGGCCAAATCCAGCTCGCCGAACGACTACCGGCCCGTGCTGAAGGCGATCGATTTCGAAGGCGTGACCGGCAAGATTTCCTTCGATGGCACTGGCGCGCTGAAGAGCGGCGCGTCGACGCTGTACCAGGTCAAGAGTGGGGCCTGGGTGCCGATCGTAACGAAGAGCGGAAGCTAATATAGGTCCGGCACGGGTTCCGGGGCGGTGTCCCGCTTTTTGCGTCCGCTTTTTGCCCCCGTGCCGGCGCCATCGCTACCGGTTCTTCGAATCGGCGACCTTGACCACCAGGCCGGCATCGAGGTCCCGCTCGATTTTCACCAGGTCGTCGTGCATCTCGGCGAATTCATTGGCAGAACACATCTGATGTCCAAAGGCGGCGCGCAGGTGCCGCCTGACCTGCAAGAGGCGCGACGCGGGATCGAAAACGTAGCTGGATGAAAACGTCAGAAACCGGTCTTGCACCGCTGTGTCCGCCGGCAAATCCGTCACTCGCACGAAGCGCGGCAGCGTCATTTCCAGCGTCTCGTCGAACTCTCCGCCAATGCACGCCCACGGCTGAGTCCTCGCAGGCTCCGCAAGCCACGCCTGCACCTGTGAACCCATGCCGCCCGCGAAACTCGTCAACGCCGGTATTGCCGTCGTGCCCTCGGTCCAGACGAAGTGCTCCACTTTCCCTTGCATCGATGTCGCAAACGGTCCCGTCGTTGTAGTGAGATCCGCTGTGCGCAATTGCGCGGTGCCGTGCAAACCCGTCTGCAATAAACGGTTCGCGGCGATCTGCTGCGTGCGTTGCCGCGTCGCGCGACGAAACGTGTTGCGTTCGATCTCTGCCGTGAAACCCGTGTCTTCCACGCGGTAAGCGTAGTGCGCCGCCCCGCTTTCATCGACGTCGATCTGCACGCGCGCATTGCGTTCGCGCAATTGAGTGGCCGGCGTTCGAGACAGGACGCCCTCGCCCACCAGCAACACCGGCCTGTCCATCACGCTCGGCGGCAGATAACCGAACGCCGTGCCGCCGGCTGTCGTATCCGCGAACAACGACAACTCAGGAATCCAGATAATCGCGTGATTGATCGCGCTTGCGCCGTAGCCGGGCACGTCCGGCAAACTGTAGTACGGCCCGAGATTGAGGAGCACCGCTTCGCTGCGGATGCCGAGCGCGGCCAGCAACGCGCCATAGAGCGCGACGTGATCCTTGCAATCGCCATAGCGATTGCGCAGGATATCGATCGCCTTGTGCGGGATCGCCGCCGTCTCGCCGAGAAACAAGGCCACGTAGCGGATATTCAGGCGCATCCAGTCGTACAGTAACTGCGCCTTCACGCGTGGGTCGGCAGTGCCGGCGCTCAACGCTTGCGCGAGGCGGACAATCGCCGGGTCGGTCATCGTCGCGTCGACCGCGGGCCCGCGATATCGCGCGGCAAAATTCGCGAAGTCCGGCACCGTCGATACCATCAACCGGTCGCCCCAGTTCGCGTAGCCCACCGCGCCCGCTTCGAGCGGCGCATACGGCCCGTGTTGATAGTCGAACTCGTAGCGCGTACGGCCATTTTCCGTGACCGGCGGCACGGCAACGTAGCCGCGCGCGTCGGCATAAAGCGGCACGTCGGCGGGCAGGTCGAAAATCAGGCGTTGCAGTTCGATGGGGTCGCGAGTCGGCTCTACCAGGTACGCGAAGGTGCCCACCTGCAACGGCTTCGTGCGGGTCTTACGAAACGCCAGATGCACGCGCGAGCCAGGTTCCACGCCCGGGAAGATCACCGTGCGCAACACGCCGTCCTCGAAACTCGGCGCGCCGGCGGAGCGTGGCTCCTGCACGTCGCGGATCGCCTCGGGACCGACCGGATGCGCGACGCCGCCCGCGTCGATGGTCTCGGCGGCCAGCAACTGCACCTGCTCGATGTCCTTGTTGAACCACACGTAGCGTTGCGCGATATCGTCGACGCCGCTCGTCGTGTTGGCGCGCAAGACCGTGTCGTCGTGCTCCTCGACGGAGCCGTCTTTCTGGATCGTGAAGAGATGAACGTCGCGCTCGATCGTGGAGGGTGCGCGATCGTCGCCGGATGCGGTGGACGCGCTATCGTCGGCGAACGCGATGGACAGCGGACACACACCCAGCGCCAACCCGAAGGCCAGCCTGAGAAAGTACGCCATGCTGGCGACGTTGCTACGCCACCTCCTCGCGCGCGGCATCACTCCGTTTCGCCGAGTTGCCCGAGTAAAGCCTGCAACCGCTCCACGTGCCTGAGCAGAAGATGGCGATGTTTTTCTATCTGCTCCAGCCGTCCCGCGAGATCGGCCTGAATCGGATCGTCGAGATCGGCGGCGGCGATCACGTCTTCCACCTTGGCGCGCATCGACGCCAGTTCCACCGGCGCATGGCTCAGATGCCGCTCGAAACGCCGCACTTCCTGAATCGCCACGTCGCGCACTTTGCGAAAGTGCGCCTGACGCCGATGCGTTTCGGCGTCGAGAATTTCTTCTTCGACACGTTTGGCCGGTCCCGGCTGGCCGAAAATCGGCTCGGGCGGCCGCAGCACCGTCTTCTTTCGCACGGGATGCGCCGTGCCGCGAAACCGCGCGAGCGGCTGTTCGTTATCGATCGCCTCGCGCGCGTTGGACGGTATGTCATGCTCGGTGTGCGGTGCGTTCATCCAGCCAGCCGGCAATCCGGTGACCGCTTCGATCCCGCGCACGAATTCCTCGCTGAATTCGCGCTGACCGGACAACATCAGCTTCAGATAGCTCGCGGAAAAGGTCATCATGCGCGCGAGGCGCGACGCCGCACCGACCTCGCGGGTCAACAGCACCAGGTTCGCTCGCCAGACCGGGAGCAGCAATTCGTCGGAATCTTCCATCGCTGGGTCTTCCATTTTTTTGCCCGATGTGAAGATCACGCGCTTAGGCGCGTCATCGTTTTGAAAGGGTAGCCGCTTCACGCCATGATGCGCAATCCCGGCATCACATCGCATGCGCGTCGATCTGTCGTTTTTACACGCCACTGCGCGATTTCGCGCCGTCGCACGCCAGTCACCGCCAGCGGCCGCTCGCGGCGCCCGTCGTTGTGAATTGACCAGCGCATTTGTCCAGCGTTCCTCCGCTCTGAACGCGCAATGTGGCATGCTTGCGAACCGTTGCGGCACGCGCCGTGCTTCAACGCTAATACCCCAACACCGAATTAAGGATTCTGTAATGAAGAAGTTTGTTCTCACCATCGCCGCTGCCGTCGCTGCTCTGAGCGCCATTGCGCCCGCACAAGCGTATGAGCATCATCACCGCGAATGCCACAAGGTGCACGTCCATCATCATTGGGAAAAGCGCTGCCATTAATGGTGCTGCCATGCCCTAACCGGCGCGGCACGTGGTGAAGCCCCGCTACTCGCGGGGCTTTTTTTCGCCGGCAGGTAGGAGACAGCGCAACGGGTTGGACGCGCTCTATACGTTCTGCGCGAAAACGGCAGCATGCAATCACGGACACATGCTGTTACACCTTTGCGGTGTCAGCCGACACGGACACGGCTTTGCGCACCTTGCGCAGCACCGTGAACCGAGTGGAAGGAAAGATAAAACGACCGCGCGATAACGCGTGCGTCACGCCGCCTCGACGAGCTCCAACGCTTTCGCGACGAGCGCTTCCAGCAAAGGCTCGACTTTCGCAGCCAGCGTTTCGTCATACGCATAGGGCATGTGCTCTTCCATATACGTGATCTGCGACAGTTCGAGCTGCAATGCATGCACGCCTTGCGACGGCTGCCCATACTCGCGCGTGATATACCCACCCTTGAAGCGACCATTGGCAACAGCCGAATAGCCGCCGTCATGTCGCTCGACGAGCGCAGCCATTTCTTCGGCCAATCCCGCCGCCGCGCTCGCGCCATTGGACGTGCCGAAGTTGAAATCGGGCAGACGTCCTGCGAAGAAACGTGGCACATGCGAGCGGATCGAATGCGCTTCCCACAGCAGCACCTTGCCGTGTTTCGCCTTCAGCGCTGCAAGTTCTCCTTGCAACGCCTCGTGATACGGCTTCCAGTACGCTTCGCGACGGCGCGCGACTTCAGCTTCAGTCGGCAGTTGGCCGTCGGGATACAACGGTTCCTTGTCGAAGGTATCGACCGGCAGCAGACCGGTCGTGTCCTGCCCCGGATAGAGGTTCGCGCCATCGGGCGGACGGTTCAGGTCGATCACGTAACGCGCGTAGGTCGGCGAAAGAATCGACGCGCCCATGCGTTTTGCGAACGCGTAGAGACGGTCCAGATGCCAGTCGCAATCGTCGGTGCGCCGCGCGACGGGCGTCATCGTCGCGGCGATGTCGGCGGGGATCTGCGTACCCAGATGCGGAATCGAAATGAGGAGCGGCAGGCTTCCCTGATGCAGCGAGAAAACCGGCGTTGGGTTCGAATCAGTCATATCAGTCCGGAATCGATAAGATCGAAGAATCAGTTCAGCGGATCATGCAAGTCGCGCCGGCAGCCGCGTTATTTGAGCAGGTCCGCAAGCGCCACACGATAGCGTGCGTACGCGCCCTCTTCATCGCGATGCCGACGATTGTCCACGACCTTGTCGCCGCCGGCATAGACGTCGCGAATCGGTGTTTCGCCATGCTCGCAGAATACAACGCCCGAGAGCCAGGCGTGCGGCGCATGCTCGGCAATGCTCGAATGATCCACGTCGAGCACGAGCCAATCGGCACGGCAACCCGCCTGCAAGGCACCAACCGCGCGGCCCGTCGCGCGCGCGCCGCCTTCGAGCGCAGCGTCGTACAGACGGTCGGCGACATGCGTCGTCTGCGCCGACGCCAGCACATTGCGTTGCCGGCGCGTGAGACGCTGGCCGTATTCGAGCAAGCGCAGTTCCGCGCGCCAGTCGACGCCGATATGGCTATCCGAGCCCACGCCCATGCGTCCTTGCGCGTCGAGATATTCCTGCGCGGGAAAAATGCCGTCACCGAGGTTGGCTTCGGTCGTCAGGCACAGCCCGGCAACCGCGCCACTCTTCGCGAGCGCCAGCGTTTCGTTCGTGTCGACGTGAGTGGCATGCACGAGGCACCAGCGGCTGTCTACGTCGAAACGATCGAGCAGCCATTGCACCGGACGCGCGCCTTCAGTTTCGAGGCACGCGTCGACTTCAGCGGTCTGCTCGGCAATATGGATATGAACGGGCGCAGTGCTGTCGATGCCGCCGAGCAGCGCGCGCAATGAATCCGCGGATACGGCGCGCAGCGAATGCGGCGCCACGCCGTAGCGCAACGCGGCGCTTTCGGGGCGTGCCGCGCGCAACGTGCCGAGCAGATCGAGCAGACTCTCCGGCGTGTTGATGAAACGCCGCTGATCGTCACGCGGCGCGCGCGAGCCGAAGCCGCCGTACTGATACAGCACCGGCAGCATCGTCATGCCGATACCGCTCGCCGATGCCGCATCCACGACACGTTGCGCGAGTTCCGCCTGATTCGCATAGCGGCCGCCCTCAGGCGTGTGGTGCACGTAGTGAAACTCGCATACCGACGTATAACCCGCCTTCAGCATTTCGATGTACAGCCACTGCGCGACGCTCGCCAGGCCTTCCGGCGTGATGCGCGCGGCAAAGCGATACATCAGGTCGCGCCAGCTCCAGAAGTTGTCCGTAGCGCCCGCGCCGGACGCCGCGCGATATTCGGTGAGACCGGCCATTGCGCGCTGAAACGCATGCGAATGAAGGTTCGGCATGCCAGGCAATACCGGACCGACGGCCTTCTGCACACCGGCGGGCGGCGCGGACGTATCCGGCGTGACGGACGTCAACATGCCGTTCGTGTCCCACTCCAGCAGCACGTTGCGACGCCAACCGTCGGGCAGATAAGCATGCTCGGCGAACAGCGATCGTTTCGATTGTGTTTGTGTCTGCGGTTCTGTCTGCGTTTGTGTCATCTCTCAGGTCCTAGCTCAATTCGCGCCGCTTATAAACGGTTTCACCCGCGCGTACGACTTGCGCGCACAACGGACGTCCAATCCAGTAAGCCAGCTCGGCCAGCGAATCGACCGACCACGCCGCGAAGTCGGCCGCTCGTCCTGCCTGCAGCGAGCCGTGCCGATCCGCCTTGCCGAGCGCGCGCGCCGCGTGCGAAGTCACGCCTTGCAGCACTTCGGGCACGGTCATGCGGAACAGCGTGGTGGCCATGTTCATCATCAGCAGCAGCGAGGTGGCGGGCGACGTGCCGGGGTTGCTGTCGGTCGAAATCGCAATCGGCACCTCATAGCGCCGCAGCAATTCCAGCGGCGGCAACTGCGTCTCGCGGATGAAGTAATACGCGCCCGGCAGCAACACGGCCACCATGCCGGCTTCTTTCATCGCGGCCACGCCGGCTTCGTCGAGAAATTCGAGGTGGTCGGCGGACAGCGCATGGTGGCGCGCCGCGAGTGCCGTGCCGCCGCCGTTCGACAGTTGCTCGGCGTGCATTTTCACGGGGAGTTTGTAACGTTCCGCCGCCTCGAAAACGCGCTCGCTTTGTTCCAGCGAAAAGCCGATGCGCTCGCAGAACACGTCGACCGCGTCGACGAGACCTTCGTCGGCAAGCGCGGGCAGCATGGTATTGCAGACTTCGTCGATATACGCGTCGGCGCGGCCGGCGAATTCAGGCGGCAACGCATGCGCGCCGAGAAACGTCGTGTAGACCGTTACCGGATAGCGCTCGCCCAATTGCCGCGCGACGCGCAGCATCTTGCGCTCACTGGCGAGATCGAGGCCATAACCGGACTTGATCTCGATCGTCGTCACGCCTTCGGCAAGCAAGGGTTCGAGCCGAGCGGCCGACTGACGCAGCAGCGAGGCTTCATCCGCGGCACGCGTGGCGCGCACCGTGGAGACAATGCCGCCGCCCTGGCGCGCGATTTCTTCGTAGCTGACGCCCGCGAGGCGCTGCGCGAATTCGTCCGCGCGCTGCCCGCCGTACACGAGGTGCGTGTGGCAATCGACGAGACCCGGCGTGACCCACGCGCCGTGCAGATCTTCTCGCGGCCATCCGGCGTATTCGGCGGGTAAATCGGGGGCCGCGCCGAGCCATACGATCGTGCCGTTCTCAACGGCGAGCGCGGCATCCGGCAGCGTGTGTTGGGGATC contains:
- a CDS encoding DUF3857 domain-containing protein, which translates into the protein MAYFLRLAFGLALGVCPLSIAFADDSASTASGDDRAPSTIERDVHLFTIQKDGSVEEHDDTVLRANTTSGVDDIAQRYVWFNKDIEQVQLLAAETIDAGGVAHPVGPEAIRDVQEPRSAGAPSFEDGVLRTVIFPGVEPGSRVHLAFRKTRTKPLQVGTFAYLVEPTRDPIELQRLIFDLPADVPLYADARGYVAVPPVTENGRTRYEFDYQHGPYAPLEAGAVGYANWGDRLMVSTVPDFANFAARYRGPAVDATMTDPAIVRLAQALSAGTADPRVKAQLLYDWMRLNIRYVALFLGETAAIPHKAIDILRNRYGDCKDHVALYGALLAALGIRSEAVLLNLGPYYSLPDVPGYGASAINHAIIWIPELSLFADTTAGGTAFGYLPPSVMDRPVLLVGEGVLSRTPATQLRERNARVQIDVDESGAAHYAYRVEDTGFTAEIERNTFRRATRQRTQQIAANRLLQTGLHGTAQLRTADLTTTTGPFATSMQGKVEHFVWTEGTTAIPALTSFAGGMGSQVQAWLAEPARTQPWACIGGEFDETLEMTLPRFVRVTDLPADTAVQDRFLTFSSSYVFDPASRLLQVRRHLRAAFGHQMCSANEFAEMHDDLVKIERDLDAGLVVKVADSKNR
- the hutG gene encoding N-formylglutamate deformylase, whose amino-acid sequence is MTDSNPTPVFSLHQGSLPLLISIPHLGTQIPADIAATMTPVARRTDDCDWHLDRLYAFAKRMGASILSPTYARYVIDLNRPPDGANLYPGQDTTGLLPVDTFDKEPLYPDGQLPTEAEVARRREAYWKPYHEALQGELAALKAKHGKVLLWEAHSIRSHVPRFFAGRLPDFNFGTSNGASAAAGLAEEMAALVERHDGGYSAVANGRFKGGYITREYGQPSQGVHALQLELSQITYMEEHMPYAYDETLAAKVEPLLEALVAKALELVEAA
- the hutI gene encoding imidazolonepropionase; translation: MKQTVWHHLKLCPQGDPQHTLPDAALAVENGTIVWLGAAPDLPAEYAGWPREDLHGAWVTPGLVDCHTHLVYGGQRADEFAQRLAGVSYEEIARQGGGIVSTVRATRAADEASLLRQSAARLEPLLAEGVTTIEIKSGYGLDLASERKMLRVARQLGERYPVTVYTTFLGAHALPPEFAGRADAYIDEVCNTMLPALADEGLVDAVDVFCERIGFSLEQSERVFEAAERYKLPVKMHAEQLSNGGGTALAARHHALSADHLEFLDEAGVAAMKEAGMVAVLLPGAYYFIRETQLPPLELLRRYEVPIAISTDSNPGTSPATSLLLMMNMATTLFRMTVPEVLQGVTSHAARALGKADRHGSLQAGRAADFAAWSVDSLAELAYWIGRPLCAQVVRAGETVYKRRELS
- a CDS encoding formimidoylglutamate deiminase, which codes for MTQTQTEPQTQTQSKRSLFAEHAYLPDGWRRNVLLEWDTNGMLTSVTPDTSAPPAGVQKAVGPVLPGMPNLHSHAFQRAMAGLTEYRAASGAGATDNFWSWRDLMYRFAARITPEGLASVAQWLYIEMLKAGYTSVCEFHYVHHTPEGGRYANQAELAQRVVDAASASGIGMTMLPVLYQYGGFGSRAPRDDQRRFINTPESLLDLLGTLRAARPESAALRYGVAPHSLRAVSADSLRALLGGIDSTAPVHIHIAEQTAEVDACLETEGARPVQWLLDRFDVDSRWCLVHATHVDTNETLALAKSGAVAGLCLTTEANLGDGIFPAQEYLDAQGRMGVGSDSHIGVDWRAELRLLEYGQRLTRRQRNVLASAQTTHVADRLYDAALEGGARATGRAVGALQAGCRADWLVLDVDHSSIAEHAPHAWLSGVVFCEHGETPIRDVYAGGDKVVDNRRHRDEEGAYARYRVALADLLK